A stretch of Branchiostoma lanceolatum isolate klBraLanc5 chromosome 14, klBraLanc5.hap2, whole genome shotgun sequence DNA encodes these proteins:
- the LOC136449110 gene encoding mucin-2-like, with product MFSIFFALRFTIQEGSTCLLWLLSPAPTCFLITSIPLLDMPPKRRRTTAEPAATSTPPTPPVQTPPVVVTPATSVPAVPPVQTPPVPATSSSAVQTPPVPPTSSSVVPPAQFPPVIHSVTTPAVFPPVVHSVTTPAVPPAHLDGNALAAAILGTGNITNPTIRPPLVHGPPNNPNIVTASDTLHLPLDSGVSMSTKEKIWTDQYIDLRQLLPNQTIDSQYTVALTNAGAAPILTLASRPSQHKQPLTLDQWTNAFLVFHYIYVQRHLAASSALVSYQHLIRAMAARGANWLRYDELFRTYRQSSITTPWNSPHLQLYIDALTTPLQTPIQTPQPQSTTNFRPTGSRRSTTSRIPMGYCFQFHKQNGKCLEAACPYTHTCPHCRSGGHKAYLCPRAQHRSNNQN from the coding sequence ATGTTCTCCATTTTCTTTGCCCTAAGATTTACTATCCAAGAGGGCTCCACATGTTTGCTCTGGCTATTGAGCCCAGCACCCACGTGTTTCCTCATTACCTCCATTCCTCTATTAGACATGCCGCCCAAGAGACGACGGACAACCGCTGAGCCTGCGGCCACATCAACCCCACCCACGCCGCCGGTGCAGACCCCTCCCGTCGTTGTTACCCCGGCCACCTCAGTTCCAGCTGTGCCACCCGTCCAGACACCACCGGTACCTGCCACCTCGTCCTCAGCGGTCCAGACTCCACCGGTACCCCCCACCTCGTCCTCAGTGGTGCCGCCGGCCCAGTTCCCGCCCGTCATCCACTCAGTGACCACCCCGGCCGTGTTCCCGCCCGTCGTCCACTCAGTGACCACCCCGGCCGTGCCTCCAGCCCATCTGGACGGGAACGCTCTGGCTGCTGCCATTCTGGGTACGGGTAATATTACTAACCCCACCATACGACCCCCTCTCGTTCACGGCCCGCCCAATAACCCCAATATTGTAACTGCATCTGACACCCTTCATCTCCCCCTTGACTCCGGGGTTTCAATGTCAACCAAGGAGAAAATCTGGACAGACCAATATATTGATCTCCGCCAGCTACTCCCTAATCAGACCATAGACTCACAATATACAGTAGCTCTGACGAATGCAGGCGCGGCGCCTATTTTAACCCTCGCCAGCCGGCCTAGCCAGCACAAACAACCTCTTACCCTAGACCAGTGGACAAACGCCTTTCTGGTGTTCCACTACATATACGTCCAGCGACATCTGGCAGCGTCATCAGCCCTCGTGAGCTACCAACACCTTATCCGAGCTATGGCTGCCAGGGGGGCCAACTGGCTGCGGTACGATGAATTGTTCCGCACGTACCGTCAGTCCTCCATAACAACTCCCTGGAACAGCCCACATCTTCAGCTATACATTGACGCCCTTACAACCCCTCTACAAACCCCTATACAAACCCCTCAGCCTCAGTCAACGACAAATTTTCGTCCCACAGGCTCCCGCCGATCGACTACTTCACGCATCCCCATGGGCTACTGTTTCCAGTTCCATAAA